One Xiphophorus maculatus strain JP 163 A chromosome 23, X_maculatus-5.0-male, whole genome shotgun sequence genomic window, CTTGCTTTCTTATTCTGCAGTCCAGAAGAACCAGCGGAGCCTGTTCCATCCAGCCCGGGACGCTGGAGTCAGGATCTACTCACTGGACTTGGCAGGTACAGGAAAAGGCTCTTTATCCCCTCAAACTGCTAATCCGTGCTCATTTGAAGAATTAGTTTCTCCTCAGTTGTAAATCTGTAGTTGCTTTGTTAGCAACTAGCAAAGCATCACCTTAACTCACCTCGATAAAGTTCTAAAACTCTTCCCCACTTTGGACTTTTCTGTGTAATGCCTGCAGAGTGAGTCTAGTCCTCCACAGACCTCTGACACCCTGAATCTCGTGGCTCTGTGTCATTATAGTGAACACAGAACCATGCAGGTGAGAAAAGCCCGATGTGACAGCTCACTCTTCCCATCTTTGCCCTCCTCTTGTGTCagtagtttctttttattaccaCACATAAAGGAGACAAGCAACCCTGATTTATGAGATTCATTTTTATCACAAACCCGAAGATTAATCCACTGCTCCGTGGCAGAACCAAACAGCCTCCGATTCCTGAATGAAACGACTTTGAAACTTTAAAAGCCTTCATTTTTATCTGCACACGCGTCTGGAAATAGAAAAGAGCACTCCGTGCTGATTagtatttctgcttttgtttttgtctttccacCAGCCTCAGcatgcagcagcaggaggaggagaagcagacGGATGAGACAGCCGTGGAAACACAAAGGTAGCGGGAGATGACAGGCTGCTCTTAAACAATTATCTATCTGTGCAGAGCTGCTCCCTCGAAGAAGCACGATATGCAACGTAATGATTTATACCGACTCTGTCTGCAGCGTTGGCCCCACAGTCACAACACTGTAACGACCAAAGCTGTGGTTATTCCTGACAAAGAGCGCTCATggaaagaagaaggagaaaaaacatattcagacaGTCTCCATGCTTGTTAAATAGTTCAGTGGATTTCAAGCTTTCCTAATGGAGTAACACTGTAAATAGTGTATGAGAACAGCAACAGTAACCTTTACTTGCCCTGTTTTTTTGTTCCCATCTTGCCATAGATTCCTCTCTGTCTTCTATAATTCTGTCTTCCTATCACCAAGCCAAGAGAACAATTTTATtcaccccttgaacttttcataATTCATCAGAAATTGatgtgatagacaaacacaaagtacgTAGAGTATAATTGTGAAACATCATTAGCCTCCTTTACCCTAACACTCCTAAATAAAGTCCAGGGCAACTACCCACATTCAGGAGCCACTTAGCTCAAGTCAGCTAAGttaggcagcatcatgctgtggggatacgTTACTTCAGTAGGAGCATAGACAGTCaatcaaatctgaaaaagagCAATTTGGcaaaaacatttggtaaaaATTTTATCTAGATGTGTAAAGGTGGTAGAAATATTATTCTACAAAGTATTAAATCAGAGGATGatgaacacaaatgcatgccacacttttcagattcttcacataaaatatatatactttatatatatatagatagttATATATAGATACATATATATAGGTATAGTCTTAGTGTATGACATACAATGTCAATATAATACATTGCAGAAGTTTGGTgttggaaaatgacaaaaatgcagatttttactgaatatttaTACAAGATAGTATACCAGAACACTTAGTGAGAAATATCTCACTTTCTCACATTGCTGAAGTGGGTAGTATAAATTTGAATGAAGATTTCCATTTGATAAAGACACCCCTGATTCTGATTCCGATTGAGTTTGGCCCTGTGTCCGCTCTCTATTTCTGTTTACCATTCAAGCTGCATTGAATCTTTCCATTATGAGTCAATGTGATCAGAATTCCTCAGACACCAGACAGGGCCGTGCTGACAATTGAGAGTGaaatcagtgtgaaattgtttttcagCTCGGCTGATCCGTTTGATCCAAATCCGATAGGGACTGCATCCCATAACAGGTAATCATATTGGTTTGGCACTGTGACTGTCTTCCAGCCAGCCAGATAGCATCTCGGCATGCATAATGCAGCAGTTTCTGATTATGAGCCACTTTCCTCCTATTGCAGCCCCCCTGACCTGTTTGAGCCCTCCGCTGATGTTTCCATCAACAGGTACAGGAAAGATTTTCCAAATCCCtccctctttctcctcctctaaCCTCTGCTTGTTGCTCTGACACTATCATGTTGCTTCCTCACAATGTCTTCTTTGCTGCGTCTGCTGCTCCTAATGTAATCATCGTTATTCACAAGTGGCACCAATCACTCTGAAGTGctgcacatacagtatattcacCACAGCTTCCACCATTAATATGATCCATTAGCAGTGGGTAACCCTTgtccattttacattttgtctttcagttCAGCAGCAACAGAGGAGACGAGGGAATGTCCAAGTCCAGAAGTGCTTGATTACCAGTAAATGTTCAATCTCATTATTTATTActtctgttttccatttttttgtttaactttcGTCTTTAATTATCTGTCGGTTTTGGACCAGTAAAAGCATGAAGATGAACATCTGAAGACTTCAGCTTTGGCTGTCTTGTGCTCTgatggattattttttattgaattaacgCTTCGTATCTATCtgttatttcacttacaacatttTTGTATGGTTTAGCCTTTTCTTTATTGTGTCAGTGGTAAGGTGCAATTTAGTCAGCAGATTATAGTACTAACACaaggaaaataatgttttcttcccCCTATTATTAAAAGTTTAAGCTTCACCTGCAGCTctataataaataatcaataactACATTTATTGTAATATAGAGGACATGCCCAATATGCATTTATTATCCATTTGTGTAGTTTTGCTTTCTCTCTATTGTTTTCTGTAGAGTTGTGTGTTGCGTGAGCAGTAACAATAACGATGCCAAAAGGTTTATGATCGTGTAATATGTCTGTGGCTGAACAATGGAAGAGGAAAGGAACAGATGTTTAGCTCCAGGAACTGATCTAAAACAGtgactgtgaaatattttaacacacGTCCCagtctaaaattaaaatttctttgaGCATCACCATcttgaaacacacacacaaaatagtACAAAAACATCCTTTTTAATTGGCAGGGCATACTTAAAAGTCGTGACTTAATTGAATGTGGCCTGTTAAATCAGAAGTTAAAATTGAcaattttgaagttttcttaaCTATCCAATAATACTTTTTATTctctatacatttttttcacccAGGAAAATCATTACTTCCTACCTCCATCGCCTGTTATCCCCAGTGCAAACTTTCTGATGGTTTAGAGGTTGATCAAGTATTGTTTGTTGAACTTGTTTTGAGATGGTAGACGTCTTGGTGCCTTTCAGATTGGCGTTGCCTTTATTATGATTGACCAAATAAtcttaatttatataaaaaaaccaCCCAGAAAGTTACTACACCTACAATGATAATTGTGTACaaccttaaaacaaaacatgagcAATTCTGAACGATCCCTTTATAGCTTCATGTATCTaactttagtaaaaaaaaacaacttttttacatattttttaaaaactgtcattatgtcatgacagataatctgtgaaaaaaatcaatctccttCATCTTTTCTCACTTCTACTgttgtcatctgcagaaatacaccgttcccagtaaaaaaacaatgaatctGAACCAGGAGGATTGTCTTAGCACTGCCAATCAAccttgtgtatgtgctgctcagtgtggtggagaaacaacttactgttccaTGAAAACAGTTTATGCGTcgtcatcagtggccatgctaactagtctGAGCAGTCATTTCAGGctctgttgtggtgaaccaaCTGTAActtagcagagagcaaggggcaGGATGTGAGCGGCGTGCACacaagattgattgacagcgctaagacactGCTCCTGACTCTGGTTGGTTATTTGTgactgagtggtgtatttctgcaattagcactgggagaagacagaggagctcgACTTTTtccacagatcatctgtctcacACTATACTTTCGCAACatgtaacagttttaacaaatttgtaaaaaaaaaagcatatattttttgataaaagttaTAAGTTGGGTTTGAAGCCTTTTCATGCCCAGGTCCTGACTCTAGACGTAAatgcagagcagcaggagaAGCCACCAGCACTTGTTCTCTGTTCACTGTTGTCCGATTTTGCTTATATCAACAATTCTCTAAATGTTCTGCTTCTGGAACTTTCTGATGCAAAGACACTTGCTCCATTATTTTGTGTTCAATACCatcaaaaaaatctttcaatgtatgtctgtttccttttttcagtgtagCAGTACCAGAAATACTCTGCTCATGTCCCAACGAAGCGAAACCGTGAGTAATTTATAAAGAACCTCAGTTGCACATTGacaattttttccccttttaacCTTGTTTATAttacaacctttttttttctttttttttactatttactCTCTGAGTTGGAAGTTATTGGGCAGAGGTGATTAAGGAAATAAGTCAGATATTTGTTACTACATTCCCTTCATAGCTGTGACAAAGAGGTCCAGCCTCCAGTAACTCTGCtctgcttttattaaaataaatgtacagagTGAATATGCCATAGACTCTTGTTACTTTTACATCcttgtttgtgttccaggaccATAACACCAGTGGGAGTTGAACAAGTCATCTTGAAGATAATTCCAAGCAAAGAGGAGCCTAAGAACAatggggaggaagaggagaaagtgGAAGAGGAAGAGCTGGTCAAtgtggtggagaaacaactccACCTCTTCTTTCTCCAGGAGGAGAAAGTAGAAGGGGAGAATGAGGAGGACAAAGTagaagaggatgaggagaatgaggaggaggagaaagtagaagagaaagaggagaatGAAGAGGAGGACAAAGTACAAAAGGAAGAGGAgaacgaggaggaggagaaagtagaagaggatgaggagaaTGAGGAGGAGGACAAAGTACAAGAGGAAGACGAGAAAGTAGAAGAAGAGGAGAATGAGCAGGGGAAAGTAGACGAGGAAGAGGATGataaggaggaggagaaagtaAAAGAGGATGAGGAAGGTCAGAAagtagaagagaaaaaagaggataaggaggaaaaggagaaagtagaagaggaagaggagtctAAGGAAGAACAGGAAGATGAGATGACAGAAGAGGATGAGGACAAAGACGAAGAAAGGTATGTTTATTAAGATTGAAATAAGAGAGAACACATTAAAGCCCCGTTTTGAAGCAGTATCTCAAAATTCAATGTATGTCAATAACTGAACCTTAAAACACACCTGAAAGCAAGGTAACGTTCCTTCATATATCAAAACAGTGAAGACCTGGTGAATAGAGACAGAGATCTGCTTCATCATCGCCTTATAAAATCTACAGATTTCATCCTCGCTGAATTGTGTCCACACTTATTGACAGCTGTGGCCGATGACGAcagtttaatatgttttttttagtcactTTCCAGGGAGATCAGTTAGTTTATGATCTTATTAGTGTCAGACTTTATAATGAAAGAGTTCTTTCACTAGATGTTTATCTTAAACTTATCTTCTTTGGAactttgtgtcttttatttctatCTAAATTCTTAGCATGTGATGCTGCATGCAGGCCTGATTTGCTGTACCTCAGCTGGAATACGTTATGTAATCAAGTTAAGGAATCCAAATTGAATTAAAGATCTGAATTTAGCTTTAGTGACTTGCATAAGTACTTGTTTAACTTGATCATGTTTTTGGTTATATTATAACcacaaattatttacattttatgtggTAGGTAGTCCAACACAAAGTACCCCATAATTTTGTGGCAAACTCATACATAATTTTGGAAATTcctgacaaataaaaatctggaacaGGTGATTTGCTTTCGGCAGTTTTCTCCCCCATTTTATTCTGCTGGCCCTGAATAAAATCAAGCGTAATTAATTTCAATTAGATGCAATCTAATAATTCATACAGAATAActtttataatttcattttagtaTAACTACTCCTGTTCCGTTAAAGCCTCAGAGGTTACTTTAAGAACACTGATGAACAAACAACCTTATGACAACcaaaggaaaatcaagagtAGAATTTTGCATAAGTGAGGTAATAGAATAATGTCAAAGCAGAATTAAACACTACGGTGAAAAAAATGACACTGCACACATCTTCTTGAACACAATCCAcactgtgaaacatgatggtggcacCATCATGGTGTGGAAATACTGTTTTCATCAAGGAAGCAGATGAGCGATTACAGGAAGATGGTTAAAGATAatccaggaaataaaaactgcaaatgaCTTGAGGTTGGAGTTTCACTCTCCAACAAGACAATCACCCCAACCAGGCAGCTAGAGCTGCAATACAAGGGCGTACATCAAAGCACATGATGTACACCCTGTACATGTTCATGTTCATATACACATGAACATGAATGTGTTAACACATGAACACATtcatgttcatgtgttaaaaaaaGACTCCTCAAAGTGCAGACCTAAgacttatttttaatattaaatattttctccagCTCTGAGGGTTCATGGACCACCACATGGGAAATCCCTCATGAGACAAGCACAGTGGAGAGGTGaacacacttttttgttttgcgcGCAGCTCACGCTCCACTATTCTTCATTTATTCTCCCCTTTGATCTGTGTCCATTACCAGCTAAAAGCCTTtcaatgtctgtctgtctccccCTCTCAGCCAAGAAGCCAAGACAGAGGACAAGGCTGGAGATCAGCAGACAGTGATCATGTTTGAGAGAAAGTAAGTTGTCGCTTTATTAGGAGCTCCAGGTGCACATTGGCTCCTTTTATCCCCGTAACCTCGTTTCCTTTCACTGCGGTGGAGGAGCTGGGCTTTTACAGCATTTACTCTCTGAGGTGGAAGTTATTGGGCACTGATGCTGATGAAAATAGGTCAGATATTTGTTACTACCTTCCCCTCACAGCTGTTGCAAACATGTCTAGCCTCCAGCAACTctgctttttaataaatgtacagTGTGAATACACCATCCGCTCATGTTACTTCTACATGCTTGTTTGTGCTCCAGGTCCACTGAGAATGACTCCCCTTGGGATAAATGGACGTCCCCCACTGTTTATACCATCTCCACTGGGACGGGAGATGGCGATGAGGAGGAAGTAGAGGAGGAAGAacggtactttttttttttattcagctgtaTTTTTGCTCCAATCTAGAGAAATCAATTCATATTAGAGATAATCTTATCAGAGTGcataattttcattattttctcttaGCATAGATAGGTACAGTTGTGCTGTTAAAGCCTCATTAGTTATTTAGAGAACATCGATGAACAAATAGCGTCATGACAACCAAGTaacacagcagacaagtcaAGGATAATGCTTCAATACAATAATATAACATCATGCTAAACATTGaacatgttgcattttgttgttCTGCATTGCTGACAGGGTTGTTAAAAAGTTCAGACCTTAATCTAACTGAGAACCACAAGCAAATCTTGAACATACCTGTTGACAGAAGCTCTTCATCCTGTCTCACTCGAAGAAGAACGTTAGTCTCCAGACTTGAATAGCTGGCAGACATTCCCACAACCAAGGAATTacacatttttcaggttttatctacaaatctttgtaaaaatgtggGTTGTTCTTACCTCCATTTGACCTCCCATATTCCACACAAATATCCCACTAAGGTTTGGGGTTGtattatgacaaaatgtgaaggcGTTCAAGAACTATGAATTTTCCTGGCACTGTGGTCTATTTAAGATTCCTGCTTGTGTTCTCCTACTTCCATTGATTTTGGTAACACAGCTGTTTAAGCTAAATTGATTTGCGCTAAATCCCTGTGGGAACGCAGACCCTGAACACTTTACTCAGGCTATACACGTACCTGCAAGTCCTGTTTTAACAGATCTATCAGCTCTATTTATGACATTCTACAATCAGAGCGGCATTCCCATTGCCTTTCAGTCTGCCCTCATTTGGCTCCCTCTCTCTAATCATCGGGCCACCACATGTCAAATTGGTGACATGCATTGGAGTCGTCATACTGTCAAATCTGAGCCCAATGAATGACTGTCATTAACAGGcagtggtggaaaaaaaaaaggtgaaggaCCCCGTCTTATGACGGGTCCCATAACCCTTCACGCTCCTGTCATCTGTGTGTGAAAGATGACACGAAGGTTTGTGCTCTCCGTCTGCAGGCCAGCTGTGGTAGTGGAAGAGCGACGGGTCCCAACACCGGAACCGGAACCGGAAAGCAAAAAGTGAGAATCTCTCCAGAGTGGAAGCTTAACTTGAAGTTAAAATTTGCACCCATATTAAGTTACTTTCTGCTTTAGGCCTTTTGTGTATGTGAAGGAGTATGTCGACGCAAGCGAGCATTTGCTCAATCTCAGCGACCCACTCAATGGGTAAGACCGattatttgttgatttgttgAAGCagtcatataaaaacattaatcagtGTTGCTTAGATGATggtacattttgttcttttcctgtAGGTCAGATGATTTTGCATCAAGCTCCATCAGTTACTCGTACAGCAGCCCTTCCAGCTACACTAGGTAAAACTCCGGCACATAAACCTTTTTCATGCACCTAGACTTGAGAGTGTAGAGGGGGTCTATACACACATCCCTGTTAAAATTGAACATAAACCGTCATAATTCATTTCCAGACTTTTTCCACCTCTAACGTGACATAATTTCTGCTCAATTCAAACGAGATAAAGTACACCTATCCTAGTAGGTTTACCTAGTAGGttttatttatgacatttatttgCCTCCTTTAGGTAAAGCCATagtttgcagaaagaaaaataaaattccacagcattttatatatatactattGAACAAAACTGTGTCAGATTTGTCTCGGAAGTAGGAGTGAAGAATAATGTCATACCGGGTTGAGAGCTTTCTTTTTGCAAGTCCGTAAAGAGAAGGAAATGCTATTTGTTTTGGTATTAACTAGAATTATCAACACACAATAACAGCATGTTTGTCTCCATGTGATGCactccaaaaaataaaaatgcccaCATGTAGATATTTTACAGAATTGTGTACAGCCCTTACTAGTTATGAAGtgctaatgaatatttaatatccGTCTCTCGAAGCATTTCATATGCTGTCAATTAATTGACTTTTAGTAGTTTAGTTGACTCAAAAGATGCTCTAACAAAGTATTAGTTTAATGGTGTGCACACTTCCACACTCATGGCATTGCAGctattgtttttatatacattaaCCCCCTAACagctttgcttgtttttaagttGAATTGTACAGGATTAATGTCAGGTTAAAGGTGGAAATTATCCATCATGGTCTCATTTTTTGTAAGAAAGCCATTGCTTTTTACAGGGGTTGTCTACATTTGTGAGATTCACTGTATGCTGAGTTTTTGTGagaattttacatatttacctAAGAGtgcatttatttcacacttcaatTGCTATACTTCTCCTTCTCTACCTCAATATGCCACTTGCAACTCTAAAACTCTCTTTTTAAGTGCTTCAAGCTGCTTGTTTTCACCTTTGAGcgtgtttgcttttctttacatGAGGCCACTCTGGCTGATCTTGTTCAAACAGAGCGTCATGTTACTTAACAGCAACCTCTCGGTAACCTCTACATCACTTAATCCACGCACTGAGACAAAATCCAGTTTAAGCTAAAGGTCCGTCTCCTCCTGcctgtttatttttccacttctgACGCAATGAGACATGTGTGAGCGGCGGGGCAGAAATTCCAGGAAGTCATCTCGTTCAGCTAATTTCAGGGACTGAATGGGGACATCAGAGGATTATTTACACGTATTAAAGGAGATCAGCCTAAATTGTTCTAATTGCTGTTTCCCTCCAGGGTCTCCCTGTCGTCCACCTGCACGTACTGCGGAAAGCAGGTGGGCAACGATGCCAAGATCAGCATCGAGCATCTCAATATTAACTGCCACCCTGAGTGCTTCAAGGTAAATGGCCTccatttgtggattttttaaTAGCACTCTCTGGACCTATTGACATTCccggtaaagatgtgtaaagtCGTTGATattaattcatcttttattgcagtagtttggaaaatatataaaaatccaacctttagtGTGAGCAGATGCCTTAGGTCACATTATTGGCAACTCATAACAACTCCTATAAAATAAGTGTAACTTTGCTTTTCTAACTTGATCTATGCCACCATAAATTGTAATGAGCAATGACGACTTCCTGCTTCCTTGAGGTACTATGATGCAGTTTCATTTCTATTAGCTATTGCCCACCAGGGTGCAGCAAAGAGTGACACCTTGAGGCCTCCaggtctccatagcaaccactAGATGCTATCTAGAAGCAAACTGGTTGCCGGAAAGACACATTTACCTTCCCACCATTACAGTTACAAACAGGCAGAGTTTGCTAATCTCTTCTGGGACATTAAATGGAGTGTATCTTTTGGTTtgaagaaactaaaaaatacaCTACGAGCTTTGCAGCAACAAATATTCAAGTTGGGTCTAGgctgaaataaacaataactCTGTTCAAAAGCACCTCCTCCACACTGTAAAGCATGGTGGAGGATCTCTGGTGCTGTGGGTTTGTTTCTCTTGCAAAGGCCCAGCTAACATTGTTACAGTTCAAAGCATCATGAACTCGAACTCTTTTAAAGACCATCTTTCAGCAAAATACGGCCAAAGCAACGCAGAAATTGTTCACTAGACACTAAATGAACCATTTACCATGGCCATCCCAGACCCCAGACGAAATTCTGTAGAGAACTTATGCGTTGAAAATAAAGGGTAAGTTAGAACCATCTAATATGTTTGGTCACAGAGAAATGGTCAAAGATCCCTCTTTATTTGCTCCGAGTGTTAGAAAAGAGTAAGTGCTGTGTATTGACAAAAGCTGAGTTGCACAGAGTTTTACCAGCAGGAGTGCCAACAAATATGACTCTGACtttgtacaaaaaaacccccaaaacttATTATTTCTTAACATGTTTCCACACTTAATTatgcaaaaagttttatttttcaaacaatgtCAGTGTGGTATTAAAGATGAATTTATCTGGAGGTGTTGCGCAATATGAATTGCATTtttgacaaatgttttcattccaataaaatggtttctttgaatatttttcatgctGCGTTCCAACACATGAATGTCTTCAACTGGTTTTTAAGGCTTCAATGCTTTCATTCACTGTTAAAGATTTGTTAAACAGTATAAAGAGGTAATTTTCCTTGGAACATCGCCTAAGattatgctctttttttttttaattcacagtGTGATGTGTGCAGTAGGCCTATGGGAGACCTTCTCCACAGTATGTTCCTGCACAAGAAAAAGGTCCACTGCGAGAGCTGTTACGCCACCGTTATTTAATCCTCGGAGCTTTTCATCACCTCCTTATCCTTGTCCCCGCTCATTCATGTTCATTTGCATAATAAGTGAGAACTGCTCTGAAGTTTGCACCGATTTCTTTCTTACTTTGctgtaacacattttaaagtcataaaaaaaaaagaaagtggaaTTGTCAGTAT contains:
- the znf185 gene encoding zinc finger protein 185; translated protein: MSSEGDRASVLRTIKVRTKLKGDGSWLQRQDEPQAETQEEEKPWLAEVRDRRLNGTPIETSPVSSPVMSTPPPVKSDSESKPATQGYLIRGVFTKLETPVSTPSYNGTSIPKTFTKRPSETYKRIAPHIVRNTSENPEGQLSFEEQERRTEAALHVMKTKAERKRSYVMSAAKLYETKDTPPDTSLATSSPSFVAKRVEIFDDADSTVEPSPAVSPTSAASAPAPKPQTASSIDTIAALSDTLISLDTNPSSAENNKQELAEEEESPMDSPTPEDSVEQEPDTAPRDSKPITGDLLGFSDGPEEPAEPVPSSPGRWSQDLLTGLGSLSMQQQEEEKQTDETAVETQSSADPFDPNPIGTASHNSPPDLFEPSADVSINSSAATEETRECPSPEVLDYHVAVPEILCSCPNEAKPTITPVGVEQVILKIIPSKEEPKNNGEEEEKVEEEELVNVVEKQLHLFFLQEEKVEGENEEDKVEEDEENEEEEKVEEKEENEEEDKVQKEEENEEEEKVEEDEENEEEDKVQEEDEKVEEEENEQGKVDEEEDDKEEEKVKEDEEGQKVEEKKEDKEEKEKVEEEEESKEEQEDEMTEEDEDKDEESSEGSWTTTWEIPHETSTVESQEAKTEDKAGDQQTVIMFERKSTENDSPWDKWTSPTVYTISTGTGDGDEEEVEEEERPAVVVEERRVPTPEPEPESKKPFVYVKEYVDASEHLLNLSDPLNGSDDFASSSISYSYSSPSSYTRVSLSSTCTYCGKQVGNDAKISIEHLNINCHPECFKCDVCSRPMGDLLHSMFLHKKKVHCESCYATVI